One window of Bactrocera tryoni isolate S06 chromosome 2, CSIRO_BtryS06_freeze2, whole genome shotgun sequence genomic DNA carries:
- the LOC120767741 gene encoding voltage-dependent calcium channel subunit alpha-2/delta-3: protein MPKMLTCDKLMTHFTVIVTAFLLLHCIGFSPFMPQTLRAVEATPEDEAVGKWAMQFGDELWELAQRMTKSQEIKAKYKEYNARVELKNGTELIKSITANVGRMFARKMDAVRCIQQKAEAVNEEFVFNYTYAEDNYQYYSSKFSKFDDKRAEELLDGMMEYEDRYLNFTLNPDTHFYNISVDTEHSSVHVPSNIFDGDKEVLKTIMWSETLDEVFKQNYKSDPALSWQYFGSDTGILRHYPGLQWQRRGNPENADTYDCRKRSWYIETATCSKDIVILLDNSGSMTGFRNHVAKFTIRSILDSFSNNDFFTVFNYSAEVHDIIPCFKDALVQATPENINVFNDAIEEIKPEGYANLSLAYEKAFQLLKKYYIERRCNETSTCNQAIMVVTDGVAGNTTEIFEKYNWGNGENGTMNMNIRIFTYLLGKEVTKVREIQWMACLNRGYYSHVQTLDEVHEEVLKYVDVIATPLVLQNEEHPPTWTHSFTDRTYEPRANDTGTRLMIAVGVPAFDRSYRNENSSKRARLLGVAGTDVPVEDIDKLTLPYKLGVNGYSYVVSNNGYMLLHPDLRPISKTGMLNPNYNSIDFTEVEHLYEDSEPRQPGESILQLRSAMVQYQSGEVKDISVKFHYDNMRRVSEEKQDYFFAPLPNTPFSLGIVLPSEYGKTWIKVGEEVMKNKHMKVNISDYFVGDNWKVHPAWVYCKYHYLEGHEFKTPEAELRHFLAKMLQNDWKWSEQYEEDDSDRDDTDEINCGRITLDEDAYYCNKELVQLLIFDAKVTNSSYGEWKFANDEERRLIEGFGGSLRFAATMSGLTRWQFIYGEVEVENDREFGDYHTTAIDETWYKSAILQHHQERTESFVYMVKHASDPMEDNELMVTASHAIFPRDGGREAPACVVGFQFSHARMMDRFFNITSIDNCNGCIKTCTSDEIDCYVIDNNAYIVIAQNVNHTGKFFGDHQGDVMAAMVEKGFFQAINVYDYQALCREEVDDSSDAQALLHPIRLLSIGWRWLIAQLFWQYARIKWWADGAPFLEYSDEIDDDYEAAPDAFPRQPQKDKDMSDDGKLLFEMKKPDPVYNPCDTRSTLYVLQPNSLEDISDYIKVPYSRPFYLKKIPNTNLLLVVVNVLMPSKGMRLTTEPERLEYDIEFPCYKLNMSFYERRRLEECFTQHPEEEKYTYCGDATALRLDIVNLLMTVFIFLLTRYLRT from the exons CGTTGGCAAATGGGCAATGCAGTTTGGCGATGAATTGTGGGAATTAGCGCAACGTATGACCAAATCTCAAGAGATTAAAGCC AAATACAAAGAATACAATGCACGCGTCGAATTGAAAAATGGCACCGAACTCATTAAATCCATCACAGCGAATGTGGGACGCATGTTTGCGCGCAAAATGGATGCGGTACGTTGCATACAACAAAAAGCCGAGGCAGTCAACGAAGAATTCGTATTTAATTACACATATGCGGAGGATAATTACCAATACTATTcgagtaaattttcaaaattcgatgACAAACGCGCCGAGGAGCTGCTGGATGGTATGATGGAATACGAGGAtagatatctaaattttacgCTAAATCCGGATACACACTTTTATAATATATCTGTTGATACAGAACACAGTTCCGTCCATGTACCATCTAATATATTTGATGGCG ATAAAGAAGTGTTGAAGACTATTATGTGGTCCGAAACGCTGGATGaagttttcaaacaaaactACAAATCAGATCCCGCACTATCGTGGCAATATTTCGGCTCCGACACGGGCATACTGCGCCATTATCCCGGCCTACAATGGCAGCGGCGCGGTAATCCGGAAAATGCCGACACCTATGATTGCCGCAAACGTTCGTGGTATATTGAGACTGCCACCTGCTCCAAGGATATTGTCATACTATTGGACAATTCGGGTTCGATGACCGGTTTCCGCAATCATGTTGCCAAATTTACAATACGCAGTATTTTGGATTCTTTCTcgaataatgatttttttacgGTTTTCAATTACTCCGCGGAGGTTCACGATATAATACCATGCTTTAAGGACGCCCTAGTGCAGGCCACACCTGAGAATATCAATGTGTTTAATGATGCCATTGAAGAGATCAAGCCTGAGGGATATGCGAACCTATCGTTGGCGTATGAGAAAGCATTTCAGCTATTGAAGAAATACTATATCGAACGCCGTTGCAATGAGACGTCCACTTGCAATCAAGCTATAATGGTTGTCACCGATGGCGTTGCTGGCAATACCaccgaaattttcgaaaaatataattGGGGCAATGGTGAGAACGGCAccatgaatatgaatatacgcATATTCACTTATCTGCTGGGCAAGGAAGTGACCAAGGTCCGCGAGATACAATGGATGGCCTGCTTGAATCGTGGCTACTATTCGCATGTGCAGACATTGGATGAGGTGCACGAGGAGGTGTTGAAGTATGTAGATGTGATAGCCACGCCGTTGGTGCTGCAAAATGAGGAACATCCGCCGACATGGACGCATTCGTTTACGGATCGAACG TATGAGCCGCGCGCTAACGATACTGGCACACGGCTTATGATCGCTGTGGGCGTTCCAGCCTTTGATCGTTCCTACCGTAATGAGAACTCTTCGAAGCGGGCACGTCTGCTTGGTGTAGCTGGCACCGATGTGCCGGTGGAAGATATCGATAAACTAACGCTGCCTTATAAG CTTGGTGTAAATGGCTACTCGTATGTGGTTTCCAATAACGGTTACATGCTGCTGCATCCCGATTTACGTCCGATTTCG AAAACTGGTATGCTCAATCCCAATTACAACAGTATAGATTTCACGGAAGTGGAGCACCTTTACGAGGATTCGGAACCACGCCAACCGGGTGAGTCCATACTGCAGCTGCGTAGTGCCATGGTCCAATATCAATCAGGTGAAGTCAAGGATATAAGCGTAAAGTTTCACTATGACAATATGCGTCGAGTATCCGAGGAGAAACAAGATTATTTCTTTGCGCCACTACCGAACACACCCTTTTCGTTAGGCATTGTATTGCCAAGTGAATATGGTAAGACCTGGATTAAGGTGGGTGAAGAGGTGATGAAGAACAAGCATATGAAAGTGAATATATCGGACTATTTTGTCGGTGACAACTGGAAAGTGCATCCCGCTTG GGTTTATTGTAAGTACCATTACCTGGAAGGCCACGAATTCAAAACACCTGAAGCTGAGTTGCGCCATTTTCTTGCAAAGATGTTACAAAACGACTGGAAATGGTCCGAACAGTATGAAGAAGATGATTCAGACCGTGATGACACGGATGAAA TAAATTGCGGCCGCATAACGCTCGACGAGGATGCCTACTACTGCAACAAGGAGCTCGTGCAACTGCTCATCTTCGATGCCAAGGTAACAAACTCCAGTTACGGTGAGTGGAAATTCGCAAATGATGAGGAACGTAGGCTGATAGAAGGCTTTGGCGGTTCGTTGCGTTTTGCGGCCACCATGAGCGGCTTGACACGTTGGCAATTCATTTACGGTGAGGTTGAAGTGGAAAATGATCGTGAATTTGGCGACTATCATACGACAGCGATCGACGAGACTTGGTACAAGAGTGCCATATTGCAGCATCATCAAGAGCGCACTGAAAGCTTCGTGTACATGGTGAAGCATGCCAGCGATCCAATGGAGGATAACGAATTGATGGTTACCGCTTCGCATGCGATATTTCCACGCGATGGCGGTAGAGAGGCTCCTGCATGTGTTGTCGGCTTTCAATTTTCACATGCACGTATGATGGACCGATTCTTCAATATCACTTCGATAGATAAT TGCAATGGTTGCATAAAGACCTGTACGAGCGACGAGATAGATTGCTACGTCATAGACAATAATGCATACATTGTGATAGCGCAAAATGTCAATCATACTGGAAAATTCTTCGGCGACCACCAAGGTGACGTTATGGCGGCAATGGTGGAGAAGGGCTTCTTCCAAGCCATCAATGTTTACGATTATCAAGCGCTATGTCGCGAGGAAGTCGACGATTCCAGCGACGCGCAAGCTCTACTGCAC CCAATCAGATTGTTGAGCATAGGCTGGCGCTGGTTGATCGCGCAGCTCTTCTGGCAATATGCGCGCATCAAATGGTGGGCGGACGGCGCACCAT TCTTGGAATATTCGGACGAGATCGACGACGACTACGAAGCGGCGCCGGATGCGTTTCCACGTCAACCGCAAAAAGACAAAGACATGAGTGACGATGgcaaattattatttgagaTGAAGAAACCCGATCCGGTCTATAATCCATGCGATACACGTTCAACACTCTATGTCTTACAACCGAATTCGCTCGAAGATATAAGCGACTATATAAAAGTGCCATATTCACGACcgttttatttaaagaaaataccgAATACCAATCTTTTGTTGGTGGTGGTAAATGTTTTGATGCCATCGAAAGGTATGCGTTTGACCACGGAACCCGAACGTTTAGAATATGATATAGAGTTTCCAtgctataaattaaatatgagcTTCTACGAGCGACGGCGTCTGGAGGAATGTTTCACCCAGCACCCAGAG gaggagaaatatacatattgtgGCGATGCGACAGCGCTGCGATTGGACATTGTAAATTTATTGATGAccgtatttatatttttattaacgcGCTATTTACGCACTTAA